A window of Streptomyces sp. NBC_01241 genomic DNA:
GGTAGTAGGCGGCGCTGAGAAAGGTGCGCAGGGCGCCCTCGCCGTCGCGGTCGCGCCGCGCGACGACCTGGTCGTAGCCGCGCTGCCGCAGCTCCAGCATGCGGGGCACCAGTTCGGGCGGGTGCTGGAGGTCGGCGTCCATGAGGACGACGGCGTCGCCGCGGGACATGCGCAGCCCCGCGAGTATGGCGGCCTCCTTGCCGAAATTGCGGCTGAAGGAGGTGTAGCGGACCCGCCGGTCCGCGGTGGCGAGTGAACCGATCCGGAGCCTGGTCCGGTCACTGCTGCCGTCGTCGACATAACAGATCTCGAAGGTCCGCCGAGTGGGTTCGAGGGCGGAGATCAGCGCACGGTGAAATGCCTCGATGACCTCGTCCTCATTGAAACACGGGACAACGATCGAAACCTGACATGTTTTCATTTAAATCCCCCATCAGGCGTGGGTGAGCCAGCTCAAACCATATGCCTGGGGGCGCCGCGAAACCCCGACCGACGGAGCTCGTCGGGGAAAAAGAAAGAGAATCCGAGGAACTCCCTGACTCCTCTCTCTTTAATTCATATATTCAAGGCCGCGTTGAATCGGGTGCCCTCCGCCGGGCACCGGCCCGCAGGCCTTACGGGCGGACCGCCGCCGCCTCGAACGCCCCGCGCGCCAGCCGGTGCAGCAGTGCCGCCGTGTCTGCGCGGTCCGGCTGCGCGCCGGGACGACCCAGGTGCGGGGTCGAGTTCAGCAGCCCGAAGACGGCGTGGACGGCGGCGCGGGCCTCGTGTTCGGGCAGGTCCGGATACACCTCGCGGACGACCTCCACCCACACCTCGACGTACTGCCGCTGGAGCTGGCGGACCCGCTTGCGGTCGGCGTCCCGGAGGCGGTCCAGCTCACGGTCGTGGAGGGTGATCAGGGGGCGGTCGTCGAGGGCGAAGTCGATGTGGCCCTCGATGAGCGCGTCGAGCAGGGCCTGCGGCGAGCCGTCGCCACAGGCGGCGTCCTCCGACACCCGCAGCCGTCCGCCCGCCAGCAGCCGCTCGCTGATGCCGACGAGCAGCTCGGCGAGCATCGCGTCCTTGCCGGGGAAGTGCCGGTAGAGACCGGGGCCGCTGATGCCGACCGCGGCACCTATCTCGTCGACGCCGACGCCGTGGAAGCCGCGCTCGGCGAAGAGGCGGGCGGCCTCCTTGAGGATCTGCTCGCGGCGGGTGGGGGCGTCCGTCCTGATGGTCATGGATTCGATTCTAGACAGCCGGGTTAGCGGTCGTTAACCTGAAGACATACGTTAACGCTCACTAACTACTGCGGTACGGGCAAGGGGGCTCGACAGGATGCAGCAGGCACCGGTTCTGGCGAGCGCGGCCGATCCCGCCTCCGAGGCCTGGCAGGCCAACGAGGCGGCGCATCACGCGCTCGCCGACGAGCTGCGCACGCGGCTCGCCACGGCCAGGCTCGGCGGGGGTGAGAAGGCGCGGGCCCGGCATGTGGCGCGCGGCAAACTGCTGCCCCGGGACCGGGTGGACACCCTGCTCGATCCGGGTTCCCCGTTCCTGGAGCTGGCCCCGCTGGCGGCCGAGGGGCTGTACGGGGGCGCCGCCCCGGCGGCCGGGGTGATCGCAGGGATCGGCCGGGTCAGCGGCCGGGAGTGCGTGATCGTCGCCAATGACGCGACCGTCAAGGGCGGCACGTACTACCCGATGACCGTGAAGAAGCACCTGCGCGCCCAGGAGGTGGCGCTGGAGAACCGGCTCCCCTGCCTGTATCTCGTCGACTCGGGCGGCGCGTTCCTGCCGATGCAGGACGAGGTCTTCCCGGACCGGGAGCACTTCGGGCGGATCTTCTACAACCAGGCCCGGATGTCGGGGGCCGGCATCCCGCAGATCGCGGCCGTGCTGGGGTCGTGCACGGCGGGTGGGGCGTACGTCCCCGCGATGAGCGACGAGGCCGTGATCGTACGGAACCAGGGCACGATCTTCCTGGGCGGTCCGCCGCTGGTGAAGGCCGCGACCGGCGAGGTCGTGACGGCCGAGGAGCTCGGCGGCGGCGAGGTGCACTCCCGTACGTCGGGGGTCACCGACCATCTCGCCGAGGACGACGCGCACGCGCTGCGGATCGTGCGGAACATCGTCGCCACGCTGCCGGAGCGCGGAGCACTGCCGTGGTCGGTGCGGCCGGCCGAGGAGCCGAAGGTCGATCCCGCCGGGCTGTACGGGGCCGTCCCGGTCGATTCCCGCACGCCGTACGACGTCCGGGAGGTGATCGCCCGGGTGGTGGACGGCTCACGGTTCGCCGAGTTCAAGGCGGAGTACGGTACGACGCTGATCACCGGTTTCGCCCGGATCCACGGCCACCCGGTCGGGATCGTCGCCAACAACGGCATCCTGTTCTCCGAGTCCGCCCAGAAGGGCGCCCACTTCATCGAGCTGTGCGACCAGCGCGGCATCCCGCTGGTCTTCCTGCAGAACATCTCGGGTTTCATGGTGGGGCGCGACTACGAGGCCGGTGGCATCGCCAAGCACGGCGCCAAGATGGTGACGGCGGTCGCCTGCACCCGCGTGCCGAAGCTGACGGTGGTCGTCGGCGGTTCGTACGGCGCGGGCAACTACTCGATGTGCGGCCGCGCCTACTCCCCCCGCTTCCTGTGGATGTGGCCCAACGCGAAGATCTCCGTCATGGGCGGCGAGCAGGCCGCGTCCGTCCTCGCGACGGTCAAGCGCGACCAACTGGGCGACGACTGGAGCGCGGCGGACGAGGAGGCGTTCAAGGCCCCGGTCCGCGAGCAGTACGAGACCCAGGGCAACGCCTACTACGCCACGGCCCGGCTCTGGGACGACGGCGTGATCGACCCGCTGGAGACCCGGCAGGTACTGGGGCTCGCCCTGACCGCGTGTGCCAACGCCCCGCTGCCCCAAAAGGACCACGCAGCGCCCGGCTTCGGCGTCTTCCGGATGTGAGGAACAGATGACGATGTTCGACACCGTTCTCGTCGCCAACCGAGGCGAGATCGCGGTACGTGTCATCCGTACGCTGCGCGAGCTCGGCGTCCGTTCGGTCGCCGTGTTCAGCGACGCGGACGCGGACGCCCGGCACGTACGGGAGGCCGACACGGCGGTACGGATCGGGCCCGCGCCCGCCGCCATGAGCTATCTGAGCGTGCCCGCGCTGCTGGACGCGGCCCGTCGCACCGGCGCGCAGGCCGTCCACCCCGGGTACGGGTTCCTCGCCGAGAACGCGGGCTTCGCGCGGGCGTGCGCGGCGGCGGGGCTGACCTTCATCGGCCCGCCCGCCGACGCCATCTCCCTGATGGGCGACAAGATCCGGGCCAAGGAGACGGTCGCAAAGGCCGGGGTCCCGGTGGTGCCCGGCTCCTCGGGGAGCGGGCTCACCGATACCCAACTGGGCGACGCGGCCCGCGAGATCGGCACGCCGGTGCTGCTGAAGCCCTCGGCGGGCGGCGGTGGCAAGGGCATGCGGCTGGTGCGCGACGAGACACTGCTCGCGGACGAGATCGCCGCCGCCCGGCGCGAGGCGCGGGCCTCGTTCGGCGACGACACGCTGCTGGTGGAGCGGTGGATCGACCGGCCCCGGCACATCGAGATCCAGGTCCTGGCGGACACCCACGGCAACGTGGTCCACCTCGGTGAGCGCGAATGCTCGCTCCAGCGCCGCCACCAGAAGATCATCGAGGAGGCGCCGTCCGTCCTGCTCGACGAGGAGACCCGGGCGGCGATGGGCGAGGCGGCCGTCCAGGCGGCCCGCTCCTGCGGATATGTCGGCGCGGGCACGGTGGAGTTCATCGTCCCGGGCAACGACCCCGCCTCGTACTACTTCATGGAGATGAACACCCGCCTCCAGGTCGAGCACCCGGTCACCGAGCTGATCACCGGCCTGGACCTGGTGGAGTGGCAGCTGAGGATCGCGGCGGGCGAGCAACTCCCGTACCAGCAGCAGGACATCCGGCTCACCGGCCATGCGATCGAGGCCCGGATCTGCGCCGAGGACCCGTCCCGCGGCTTCCTGCCGTCCGGCGGCACGGTCCTCGCACTGCACGAGCCGCGGGGCAACGGCGTACGGACGGACTCCGGGCTCGCCGCGGGCGGCGAGGTCGGCAGCCTGTACGACCCGATGCTGTCGAAGGTCATCGCGTACGGCCCCGACCGCGCCGCCGCCCTGCGCGGGCTGCGCGCGGCCCTCGCGGACACGGTGATCCTCGGCGTCCCGACGAACGCCGGCTTCCTGCGGCGGCTGCTCGCCCACCCCGGGGTGGTGGCGGGCGATCTGGACACCGGCCTGGTGGAGCGCGACGTGGCCGCACTGGTGCCGGAGGGGGTGCCGGAGGAGGTGTACGCGGCCGCGGCGCTGCTGCGGCAGTCCGCCCCACCGGCCGCCTCCCCCGCCGACGCCGCCGGCTGGGTGGACCCGTTCTCGGTGGCGAGCGGCTGGCGGCTGGGCGGCACCCCCGCCCGCACCGTGCTCGACTTCCGGCTGCCGGGCCACGACCCGGTGCAGGTGTCGCTGCGCTCCTTCCCGGCGGGCACCGAGCTGACGTTCGGCCATGTCGGGGAGGGCGCACAGCCACCGGAGCCCGCGACGGGCCCCTGCGGCCCGCTGGCCCCGCTGCCCGGCGGCACGGAGACGGCGAACACGGTCGAGCTGTCCGCGCACCGCATCGTCATCGAACTCGCCGGTGTCACCCACGCGTTCACCCACGCCGCGTCCCCGGACGGGACCTGGCTGGGCCGCGACGGCGACACCTGGCACGTACAGGACCACGACCCCGTGGAGGCGTCCCTGGCCGGCGCCGCGCGCTCCGGGGCGGACACGCTCGCCGCGCCCATGCCCGGCACCGTCACCGTCGTGAAGGTGGCGGTCGGGGACGAGGTCGTGGCCGGTCAGAGCCTGCTCGTCGTCGAGGCGATGAAGATGGAACACGTCATCTCCGCCCCGCACGCCGGAACCGTGACCGAGCTGGACGTCACCGCCGGCGCCACGGTCGCCATGGACCAGATCCTGGCCGTGGTGGCCCCCGCCGAGGCCCCCGGGGAGCAGGCATGACGACACCCCGCGCCCTGCCCATGACCGTGCCCGCCCAGGACCTGCCCCCACGGGTGCGCATCCACGAGGTCGGCGCCCGCGACGGGCTGCAGAACGAGAAGGCCGTCGTACCGACCGCGGTGAAGGCGGAGTTCATCCACCGCCTCGCCGCGTCGGGCCTGACCACCATCGAGGCGACCAGCTTCGTGCACCCCAAGTGGGTGCCCCAACTGGCCGACGCGGAGGACCTGTTCCCCCGTCTCGCCGACATCGCGGGCGTCGATCTGCCCGTGCTCGTACCGAACGAACGCGGCCTGGACCGGGCCCTGGCGCTCGGCGCCCGGCGGATCGCGGTGTTCGGCTCGGCGACCGAGACGTTCGCCGCCCGCAATCTCAACCGCACCGTCGACGAGTCCCTCGCCATGTTCGAGCCGGTCGTGGCCCGCGCCAAGGCCGACAAGGTGCACGTGCGCGGCTATCTGTCGATGTGCTTCGGCGATCCGTGGGAGGGACCCGTCCCCGTCCATCAGGTCGTCCGCGTGGCCAAGGCGCTGATGGACCTCGGCTGCGACGAGCTCTCCCTCGGCGACACCATCGGCGTCGCCACGCCCGGACATGTGCAGGACCTGCTCTCCGAACTGAACGAGGAAGGTGTGCGCACCGACGCCATCGGCGTGCACTTCCACGACACGTACGGACAGGCCCTGTCCAACACCCTCGCCGCGCTCCAGCACGGTGTGACCACCGTGGACGCCTCCGCGGGCGGACTCGGCGGCTGCCCGTACGCGAAGAGCGCGACCGGAAACCTCGCCACCGAAGACCTCGTGTGGATGCTCCAGGGCCTCGGCATCGAAACCGGGGTCGACCTCGACGCGCTCACCGCCACCAGCGTGTGGCTCGCCGAACAGCTGGGCCGACCCAGCCCGTCCCGTACCGTCCGCGCGCTCTCGGTGCGATAACCACCGTCCCACAAGGAGTGACACCTGCCATGCCCCTGGACCACCGGCTGACCGCCGAGCACGAGGAACTGCGTCGCACCGTCGAGGAGTTCGCGCACGATGTGATCGCCCCGAAGATCGGCGACTTCTACGAGCGCCATGAGTTCCCGTACGAGATCGTGCGGGAGATGGGACGGATGGGCCTGTTCGGGCTGCCGTTCCCCGAGGAGTACGGCGGCATGGGCGGCGACTACCTCGCCCTCGGGATCGCCCTGGAGGAACTGGCCCGGGTCGACTCCTCCGTGGCGATCACCCTGGAGGCCGGGGTCTCGCTCGGCGCGATGCCGGTCTTCCGCTTCGGTACGGAGGAGCAGAAGCGGCAGTGGCTGCCGAAGCTCTGCTCGGGCGAGGCGCTCGGCGCGTTCGGCCTGACCGAGCCGGACGCCGGTTCGGACGCGGGCGGCACCCGCACGACGGCGGTGCGCGACGAGGCGGCGGGCGAGTGGGTGATCAACGGATCGAAGTGCTTCATCACCAACTCCGGTACGGACATCACCGAACTGGTCACGGTCACGGCGGTGACCGGCCACAAGGCGAACGGCGCCCCGCTCATCTCCTGCATCATCGTGCCGTCCGGCACCCCCGGCTTCACGGTCGCCGCCCCGTACTCCAAGGTCGGCTGGAACGCCTCGGACACCCGCGAGCTGTCCTTCTGTGACGTCCGCGTCCCGCTGACGAACCTGCTGGGCGAGGAGGGCCGCGGCTACGCCCAGTTCCTGCGCATCCTGGACGAGGGCCGCATCGCCATCGCCGCCCTGTCCACCGGCCTGGCGCAGGGCTGCGTCGACGAGTCGGTGAAGTACGCCAAGGAGCGCCACGCCTTCGGCAAGCCCATCGGCGTCAACCAGGCGATCCAGTTCAAGATCGCGGACATGGAGACGCGCGCCCACATGGCCCGCGTCGGCTGGCGCGACGCGGCGTCGCGCCTGGTCGCGGGTGAACCCTTCAAGAAGGAGGCGGCGATCGCGAAGCTGTACTCGTCGACCGTCGCGGTCGACAACGCCCGCGAGGCGACGCAGATTCACGGCGGCTACGGCTTCATGAACGAATACCCGGTGGCCAGGATGTGGCGCGACTCCAAGATCCTGGAGATCGGCGAGGGCACCAGCGAGGTACAGCGGATGCTGATCGCGAGGGAGCTGGGCCTGCCGGCCTGACGGCCACCGGGCGTGGGCCGGGCGGGCGAGCGATCAGTTCGTCGCGCCCGGCCACTCCTCGCGCAGCATCCCGAACAGCACGGTGTCGTACCGCTTGCCCGCCACCGGCACGGTGCCCCGGCGTCGGCCCTCCTCGCGGAAGCCCGCCTTGGTGAAGGCGCGGACGGCCCGCTCGTTGCCGCTCCAGGTGTCGAGCTCGATCCGGTGCAGCCCGAAGGCCCCGAACAGGTGCCCCACCAGCAGGCGCAGCGCATCGGAGCCGTGGCCGCGGCCCCAGCGGTCCCGCTCGCCGATCGTGATGCCGACGGTGACCAGCCCGGCGAACGGATCCAGGTCCCGGTAGTCCGCCATGCCGATCACCGTGCCGTCGGTCAGGTCCTCGACCGTGAAGACGGCCGACTCCCTCGGGTTCAGCCGCAGCATCGTCTCGAAGCCGAGCCCGAGTGCCTCCGCCGTGACCGGCCCGAAGCACGGGTCGCCACCGGCGGCCCAGTGCACCACTTCCGAATCGTTGCGCCACCGGAGGTGATGCTCCGCGTCCTCCGCACGCAGTGCGCGGAGCCTTACCAACTCGCCTTTGATCATCCGGAGATCGTATGCCGCCCCGCCGGGCCGGATCACGGGGGGTTCCGGAGGTCCGAACCTTTCCGCGGTCCGGTCACCCGCCCCACCGAACCGACCGGTGCCTGCCGGCCGGCGAACACGAGCCGGTATCGCGGGACATCCAGTCCAGCCGGGTCGGCCGGGTCAGCCGGGTCAGCCGGGTCAGCCGGGTCAGCCGGTGAACAGTGCGCTGTACGCGTTCAGCGCGGGCTGGCCACCGAGGTGGGCGTAGAGCACGTTGGAGTCCTTGGGAATGTCGCCGCCCCGGACCAGATCGATCAGGCCGGCCATGGACTTGCCCTCGTAGACCGGGTCGAGGATGACGCCCTCCAGCCGGGCGGTGAGCCTCATCGCGTCGAGGGTGGACTGCACCGGGATGCCGTACAGGTCACCGGCCCATCCGGCAAGGACGGTGATCTCGTCGTCCTTCAGGTCCCGGCCGAGGCCGATCAGTTCGGCGGTGCTGCGGGCGATGCGCTCGACCTGGTCGCGGGTCTCGTCGATCTTGGCCGAGGCGTCGATGCCGATGACCCGGCGCGGACGGTCCTGCCCGGCGAAGCCCGCGATCATGCCGGCGTGGGTCGAACCGGTCACCGAACAGACCACGATGGTGTCGAAGAAGACGCCCAGCTCCTCCTCCTGCTGCTGCACCTCATACGCCCAGTTGGCGAAGCCCAGTCCGCCCAGCCTGTGGTCCGAGGCCCCCGCGGGGATCCCGTAGGGACGTCCACCGCGGCTGCGTACGTCCTCCAACGCCTGATTCCAGCTGTCCTTGAAGCCGATGCCGAAGTCGGCCGGGTCCAGGCGGACCTCCGCTCCCATCAGCCGGGACAACAGGATGTTCCCGACCCGGTCGTTGACGGTGTCCGGCCAGTCCACCCAGCGCTCCTGCACCAGCAGGGCCTTCAGCCCGAGCCTGGCCGCGAGCGCGGCCACCTGACGGGTGTGGTTGGACTGGTAGCCACCGATCGAGACGAGTGTGTCGGCACCCTCGGCCAGGATGTCGGGAACGATGTACTCCAGCTTGCGGGTCTTGTTGCCGCCGAACGCGAGACCGCTGTTGCAGTCTTCGCGCTTGGCCCAGAGCTTGGCGCCGCCCAGGTGCTCGCTCAGCCGCTCCAGCGGGTGTACCGGGCTGGGCCCGAACAGCAGCGGGTAGCGGGGGAAGTCCTGCACTGACATGACTGTTCTCCTCGGGCTTGAAAGGGGTGGGAGAGGGCGGACAAGCCGGCCGGGCCGGGCCGGCATGCCTGGTCGATCAGCCGGCCTGGTCGATCAGCCGGCCTCTTCGGTTTGCTCCGTGCCGGACATCTCCAGCAGCGGCTCCAGGGTCTGCCAGGTGTCGAAGGAGACGTCCGCGGCAGCCTCGGCATCACCGGCCGCGCACAAGTCGATGAGCTTGCGGTGCAGAGCCACCGACCCGCGACCGGTGACCGACGAGAAGCGGAGTCGCTCGACCCGGCGGAGCACCGGCGTGAACTGCTCCAGCACGGTCTTGATCGCGTCGTTTCCCGCGGCCTCGACGGTCACCGCGTGGAGCTCGTCGTCGGCCGCGAGCGCAGCATCGACGTCACCGCACCGGAGCGCGGCGTCGAATCGCTCGTTGGCGCTTCGCATTCGCGCGAAGTCCTCCTCGGTCATCTGACGCACGGCCTCGCGGACCGCGAGTCGATGCATGGCCGCGACCACCGACTGTGCGTTGCGGGTCGCGCGCACGTCCAGCGTGCTGACGGTGGTGGACCGGCCTGGTGCGGCGACAACCAGGCCGGCTTGGCCCAGACGCAGAAGTGCCTCGCGCACGGGGGTGCGACTGACGCCGAGCCAGCCGGCGAGCTCACCGTCGCGCAGCTGCTCGCCGGGCTCCAGCGTCCCGTCGACGATCGCATCGCGCAGCCGACGGAACACGTGGTCTCGCAACAGGTCACGGGGCGGCGAGGTCTCACCTTGAGGGATCGGCATGCAATATATTGCGTACTACGTATTGCCGCATGTCAATAGCCACGCAGTGCCGCGGCACACCGCATCGAACAGCCGGAGGACATCGAGGACTTCCTCGCCGAGTGCGGGCTGCTGCGCGGGCATACGGCGGAGCTCGCCGCGCACAGCGGTTACGGGGAGGACTACGTGACGGCCCGGCTCGCCAACGCCACCGCAGCCGATGCAGCGCGCCGATCGCCCGCAACTGCCGCCGCCCGTACGCAGCACCCGGCCGCGCAGGGGCCGAACGGCTCTGCCAGGTGAGGCCGGTGCGGCGCGACAACGTGACGATCGGGCCGGCGAATCCGTCCACCACCCCCACCATGTCGTGGGCTCGGCCGAAGACGACCATGCCCATGCAGAGCGCCGACGAGACCGGCCGGGGCGTCATGCCCCAGGCTCCGGCGGAACATAATCGGGGCACAGCGAGTGCCCGCATTCGCGCGGCGGCCGGCGAAGAGCGGCAAGAACATCCGCT
This region includes:
- a CDS encoding acyl-CoA dehydrogenase family protein — encoded protein: MPLDHRLTAEHEELRRTVEEFAHDVIAPKIGDFYERHEFPYEIVREMGRMGLFGLPFPEEYGGMGGDYLALGIALEELARVDSSVAITLEAGVSLGAMPVFRFGTEEQKRQWLPKLCSGEALGAFGLTEPDAGSDAGGTRTTAVRDEAAGEWVINGSKCFITNSGTDITELVTVTAVTGHKANGAPLISCIIVPSGTPGFTVAAPYSKVGWNASDTRELSFCDVRVPLTNLLGEEGRGYAQFLRILDEGRIAIAALSTGLAQGCVDESVKYAKERHAFGKPIGVNQAIQFKIADMETRAHMARVGWRDAASRLVAGEPFKKEAAIAKLYSSTVAVDNAREATQIHGGYGFMNEYPVARMWRDSKILEIGEGTSEVQRMLIARELGLPA
- a CDS encoding carboxyl transferase domain-containing protein yields the protein MQQAPVLASAADPASEAWQANEAAHHALADELRTRLATARLGGGEKARARHVARGKLLPRDRVDTLLDPGSPFLELAPLAAEGLYGGAAPAAGVIAGIGRVSGRECVIVANDATVKGGTYYPMTVKKHLRAQEVALENRLPCLYLVDSGGAFLPMQDEVFPDREHFGRIFYNQARMSGAGIPQIAAVLGSCTAGGAYVPAMSDEAVIVRNQGTIFLGGPPLVKAATGEVVTAEELGGGEVHSRTSGVTDHLAEDDAHALRIVRNIVATLPERGALPWSVRPAEEPKVDPAGLYGAVPVDSRTPYDVREVIARVVDGSRFAEFKAEYGTTLITGFARIHGHPVGIVANNGILFSESAQKGAHFIELCDQRGIPLVFLQNISGFMVGRDYEAGGIAKHGAKMVTAVACTRVPKLTVVVGGSYGAGNYSMCGRAYSPRFLWMWPNAKISVMGGEQAASVLATVKRDQLGDDWSAADEEAFKAPVREQYETQGNAYYATARLWDDGVIDPLETRQVLGLALTACANAPLPQKDHAAPGFGVFRM
- a CDS encoding SACE_7040 family transcriptional regulator, which gives rise to MTIRTDAPTRREQILKEAARLFAERGFHGVGVDEIGAAVGISGPGLYRHFPGKDAMLAELLVGISERLLAGGRLRVSEDAACGDGSPQALLDALIEGHIDFALDDRPLITLHDRELDRLRDADRKRVRQLQRQYVEVWVEVVREVYPDLPEHEARAAVHAVFGLLNSTPHLGRPGAQPDRADTAALLHRLARGAFEAAAVRP
- a CDS encoding GntR family transcriptional regulator codes for the protein MPIPQGETSPPRDLLRDHVFRRLRDAIVDGTLEPGEQLRDGELAGWLGVSRTPVREALLRLGQAGLVVAAPGRSTTVSTLDVRATRNAQSVVAAMHRLAVREAVRQMTEEDFARMRSANERFDAALRCGDVDAALAADDELHAVTVEAAGNDAIKTVLEQFTPVLRRVERLRFSSVTGRGSVALHRKLIDLCAAGDAEAAADVSFDTWQTLEPLLEMSGTEQTEEAG
- a CDS encoding acetyl-CoA carboxylase biotin carboxylase subunit, producing the protein MTMFDTVLVANRGEIAVRVIRTLRELGVRSVAVFSDADADARHVREADTAVRIGPAPAAMSYLSVPALLDAARRTGAQAVHPGYGFLAENAGFARACAAAGLTFIGPPADAISLMGDKIRAKETVAKAGVPVVPGSSGSGLTDTQLGDAAREIGTPVLLKPSAGGGGKGMRLVRDETLLADEIAAARREARASFGDDTLLVERWIDRPRHIEIQVLADTHGNVVHLGERECSLQRRHQKIIEEAPSVLLDEETRAAMGEAAVQAARSCGYVGAGTVEFIVPGNDPASYYFMEMNTRLQVEHPVTELITGLDLVEWQLRIAAGEQLPYQQQDIRLTGHAIEARICAEDPSRGFLPSGGTVLALHEPRGNGVRTDSGLAAGGEVGSLYDPMLSKVIAYGPDRAAALRGLRAALADTVILGVPTNAGFLRRLLAHPGVVAGDLDTGLVERDVAALVPEGVPEEVYAAAALLRQSAPPAASPADAAGWVDPFSVASGWRLGGTPARTVLDFRLPGHDPVQVSLRSFPAGTELTFGHVGEGAQPPEPATGPCGPLAPLPGGTETANTVELSAHRIVIELAGVTHAFTHAASPDGTWLGRDGDTWHVQDHDPVEASLAGAARSGADTLAAPMPGTVTVVKVAVGDEVVAGQSLLVVEAMKMEHVISAPHAGTVTELDVTAGATVAMDQILAVVAPAEAPGEQA
- a CDS encoding GNAT family N-acetyltransferase — its product is MIKGELVRLRALRAEDAEHHLRWRNDSEVVHWAAGGDPCFGPVTAEALGLGFETMLRLNPRESAVFTVEDLTDGTVIGMADYRDLDPFAGLVTVGITIGERDRWGRGHGSDALRLLVGHLFGAFGLHRIELDTWSGNERAVRAFTKAGFREEGRRRGTVPVAGKRYDTVLFGMLREEWPGATN
- a CDS encoding 1-aminocyclopropane-1-carboxylate deaminase, giving the protein MSVQDFPRYPLLFGPSPVHPLERLSEHLGGAKLWAKREDCNSGLAFGGNKTRKLEYIVPDILAEGADTLVSIGGYQSNHTRQVAALAARLGLKALLVQERWVDWPDTVNDRVGNILLSRLMGAEVRLDPADFGIGFKDSWNQALEDVRSRGGRPYGIPAGASDHRLGGLGFANWAYEVQQQEEELGVFFDTIVVCSVTGSTHAGMIAGFAGQDRPRRVIGIDASAKIDETRDQVERIARSTAELIGLGRDLKDDEITVLAGWAGDLYGIPVQSTLDAMRLTARLEGVILDPVYEGKSMAGLIDLVRGGDIPKDSNVLYAHLGGQPALNAYSALFTG
- a CDS encoding hydroxymethylglutaryl-CoA lyase, with the translated sequence MTTPRALPMTVPAQDLPPRVRIHEVGARDGLQNEKAVVPTAVKAEFIHRLAASGLTTIEATSFVHPKWVPQLADAEDLFPRLADIAGVDLPVLVPNERGLDRALALGARRIAVFGSATETFAARNLNRTVDESLAMFEPVVARAKADKVHVRGYLSMCFGDPWEGPVPVHQVVRVAKALMDLGCDELSLGDTIGVATPGHVQDLLSELNEEGVRTDAIGVHFHDTYGQALSNTLAALQHGVTTVDASAGGLGGCPYAKSATGNLATEDLVWMLQGLGIETGVDLDALTATSVWLAEQLGRPSPSRTVRALSVR